CCGTGCCACGGCGTCCGGCCTTGCCGCGCGCAATCGCGGATCACTGCTGATCAGACAACCATGCCATCCCGCGTCAGCCCATCCCTGCGTCAATACACACAAGAAGAACTCCAGGCCCTGCTGCAGGCGATCAAGGACGCAATCGCAGCAAGAGAGGCCGCAGCGGAAGAACGCCCGGCGGTGCGCCCCGCCCACCTCACGTCTCCGGAAATGGCCGGCGAAGCGCCACGGATCGCTCCCGCGCTTCCCCCCGCGGATGAATCCGCCCGCACGCCCGAGCCCCGGTCCGTGGCAGCGGCAGCGGCCGCCGACGCCCCGGTGCCGGGCGAATCCGCCACCGCCGGACAGCCGCTCCCGCCCCCCGAGGTCAGATACATGCACCCCTCGAACCGCAACATGACCTGGTCGGGCGAAGGGATGCGACCGGAATGGATCGACGCCTACCTGGCTCAGGGCGGCTCCTGGATCGCGCTGCGGAACGCCGCCGAAAAGCTCGCGCCCCGCAAGCGCTGAAGCGCGCTTCCTTTTCCGGGGCCCGGCGTCGATGGCGCGGCGCTCAGCGCTCGCGCCAGGCCTTGTCGAAACTGGTTGCGATGGGATCGAGCAGATAGGCGAGGAAGGTCCGTTCCCCGGTGCGGACGAACACGTCGGCAAACATCCCCGGCTGGATCTTCTGTCCTGCGAGACGGGCAAGCTCGGTTTCCGGCACCTCGATGCGGACGAGGAAGTAGCTCTGGCCGCTGCGTTCGTCCTCGATGACGTCGGCCGACAGGTAGGTGACCGAACCTTCCAGTTCGGGCAGGGTGCGCTGGTCGAAGGCGGACAGCTTGATGCCGGCGGAAAGCCCGGGCCGTATGCGGTCCACGTCCTGGGGGCGGACTTTCGCTTCTATCATCAAGCGGTCGTCCCCGGGAACGATTTCCAGCAGCACTTCGCCCGGCGCCACCACGCCGCCCTCGGTATGGGTCTTGAGGCCGGTGACCGTGCCCGCCACCGGCGAGCGCAGCTCGGTCTGCGCCAGTACGTAGTCGGCGGCCTGCATGCGCTCCAGGTAGTCGAATATCTCCGTCTGCACCTTGCGCAGTTCTTCGGTCACTTCTTCATTGAAGGTCTTGCGCACCTGGAACTTCTGCAGTTCCCGCTCGCTGATCGTCGACCTCGCCGATGCGATGTCCGAGGCATGTTCCGCGCGCTCCCCCTCGAGACGGGCGATTTCGCGCTCCAGGTTGCGATATTTCGTCTTCTCCACCATGCCCTTGCTGAGCAGATCGGTGAGCCCCGCCAGTTCCGTGCGAAGGCTTTCGAGCTGTGTTTCCTTGGCCTTGCGCAGACCGGCCAGGCCCTCGATCGCAGCCTGGGTGGAGGCGATCTGCTTGTCGAGGATACCCAGATGGCCGAGGATCGATGCCCGCCGTGCGGCGAACTGCGACTGCTGGGTCTGCAGCAGTCCGGCGATGCGGGTGTCGTCGCGCCGCCCCATCAATTCGGCCGGCCACACGATCTCGGCGCGGCCGTCGCGTTCGGCGACGAGGCGCGCCTGCAGGGCGAGCGCCGCGTCGTACTGGGTCTGGAGCACGCCCTGCGAGGCCCCGGCACGGGTTTCGTCGAGGCGGATCACCACGTCGCCGGCCTGGACCTGGTCGCCGTCGCGTACCAGGATCGCCTTGATGACACCGCCTTCCTGGTGCTGGATCTTCTTGCGGTTGCCGGCGACCTTGACGATGCCCGACGCGATCACCGCGCTCGACAGCGGCGCCAGCGACGACCACAGCACGGCGCCGCCGAAGGTCGCGGCCAGGATGGCGATGCCGATCCGGCGCCAAAGCCGCAACTGCGCAGTGGCCTCGGCGTCGCCGATCACCAGGCCGGGCGGACGCGAATGGGCGAGGTCAGGCATGGCCGGCTCCTGCGGTGTCGGGGACGGGCCGGGCGACCACCCGCCGGGTGATCTGCGGCATGACCTCGGCGGTCGCCCCCAGGCTGGTGACCTGCCCGCGCTGGACGACCATCAGCAGGTCGGTTCCACCGAGCACGGCGGGGCGATGGGCGATCACGATCACGGTGCGCCCCGCCGCGCGCAGCACGTCCATGGCCTGGCGCACCGCGCTTTCGCCTTCGGCATCGAGGTTGGAAGTCGGTTCGTCGAGCACGATCAGCGCCGGCCTGCCGTAGAAGGCGCGGGCCAGGCCGATGCGCTGGCGCTGCCCGCCGGACAGGTTGATGCCGCCCGGGCCGATGTGCGTGTCGTAGCCGCGCGGCAGTTCGAGGATGACCTGATGGGCGCCGGCCAGTTGCGCGGCCTCGACCACCTTGTGCGGATCGGCCTCGCCGAAACGGGCGATGTTCTCGGCGACCGTGCCGGGAAAAAGCTCGATGTCCTGCGGCAGGTAGCCGATATGGGGGCCGACGTGTTCGCGCGCCCAGTCGGCGACGTTCGCCCCGTCCAGGCGCACGATGCCGGAAAGCGGCCGCCACACGCCCACCGCCAGCCGCGCCAGCGTGGATTTGCCGGCGGCGCTGGGGCCGGTGATGCCGAGGCAGGTGCCGGCTTCGAGCGTGAAATTCAGGTCCTGGATGGTGGGCTTGCGATGCTCGGGCGGGGCACCGGCGACGTTCTCGAACGTCACCCGGCCGGCCGGCGCGGGCAGCGGCATCGCCGGCGCGGGTTCGGCGCTGCCGCCGAATTCCTTGAGCAGGCGGGCATGCGCCTGGCGGGCCTGCACGAAACCCCGCCAGCCGCCGATGCCGGCCTCGACCGGCGCCAGCCCGCGGCCCATGACGATGGAGGCCGCGATCATCACGCCGGCCGTGGTCTGTTCCTCGATCACCAGCCAGGCGCCGACGCCGAGGATGGCGATCTGCAGCAGGAAGCGCATCGCCTTGGCGATGGCCGAGATGTCCCCGGCACGGTCGCTCGCCCTGCCCTGCAGGCCGAGGCCGAGTTCGTGGCGCCTGCGCCAGATCGCGGTCAGGCCCGGCAGCATGCCCATCGCCCTGACCGCTTCGGCGTTGCGGGCGCTGATCTCGGCGAAGCGGGTGCTGGCCGCCAGTTCCTCACCGGCTTCGGCCAGCGGCGCGCGCGTGGCGCGTTCGTTCCACAGCCCGAGCGCGAACAGCACGACGGCGCCCAGCAGGGCGACGTGGCCGAGCATGGGGTGGAGGACGTACACCAGCCCGAGATAGACCGGTATCCACGGCGCATCGAGCAGATGCAGGATCTGCGCGCTGGCGAGAAAGCCGCGCAGGGTATCGACGTCGCGCAGCGCCTGGCCGTTGCGTCCGGCCGACAGCGTGCGGGCGAACACCTGGCCGGACAAGTGCGCGTCGAAGCGCGCCCCCATGCGCACCAGCATGCGCGTGCGCACGACCTCCAGCGCCGCCAGCGTCGCCAGGCAGCCGGCGGCGAACAGCGTCAGGTACAGCAGCGTGGATTGGCTGTGCGAGGCCAGCACGCGGTCGTAGACCTGCAGCATGTAGATCGACGAGGTCAACATCAGCAGGTTGATGAACAGGCTGAAGAAGGCGATCTGCTTCAGTACCGCCTTCGCGCCGTCCGTGGCGCGACGGAAAGGCGTCTCCAGCTTGGCAGTGGCACCCGGCATGGCAAGCCCTCGGCGGCTCCGGGGCCGGCACTGCGGCCCCGGGCGCGGGAAGTCGAACGAAGGGTGCGGTTCAGGCCGTCGCTTTGCGGCGGCGTCCGGCCAGTGCGGCGGCCAGGCCGGCGATGCCGAGAAGCGCGAGCACGCCGGGTTCGGGCACCGGGTTGACGGACGTCCGCTGGCCGTCGATCGCGAAGGCGAGGTCGAACGCGTCCTCCGTCCAGTCGTCGCCGTCGTCGCCGCGCCAGTGGCTGGAGCCGTCGGGAAGGCCCGTCTGCCAGAACCACTCGGCGTCTTCGTTGCCGACCGACAGCAGGTAGGTGATCCCGCCCGCCAGGGAGAACGACAGGCCGTCGATCCAGTAGCGGTAGAGGGGGTTCTGGCCGTCGTCGTGGATCGCCGGATCCGCCAGTTCCCGATTCACCGCGCCCAGGTAGGTGACCAGCGGCGCGGCGCCCCCCGCCAGCGAATCGAAGAGACGGACCACGAATCCGTCCGGGCCGGCCTCCGTCCCCCACCAGGCGATGCCTTGCAGTTCGCTGTCGCCGCCCAGGACGAACGTGTCTCCGTTCTGGTAGCCCACGCTGTTGGCCGAGAGAAAGCCCGGTCCGCCGTCCGCGGGGCGTTGCTGGACCAGCACGGCAGCGGATGCGGGCGCAGCCAGCGCTGCGACCAGGACTGCGGCGGCACCCAGTTTCTTCAGGGTAGTGGGCAACATGCGACCTCCGGTAAGGGTTTCTGCCTGACGCTCAAGCAAGATCGGCGCCAGATATAAAATCAATTGCTTTCAATGGCTTGTGTTCCAGCCGGGGCGGGACCGTCAAATACGCCGACGCGCCCGCCCCGCTGCATCAAAGATCGAGCGGGTTCGGCTGCAATGTCCCCACCGGCTGGAACTCGAACTCCACCCAGTTCACCAGGAAGTCGCTGCCATGGAGCCCGGCACCGTCGGCATAGACGCCGGTGGCGAAACCGCCCCCCGCGCCGGCGTAGGCGCCGAACACGAAGTCCGTCCCGTCGTAGGCCCCGGCGCTGATTTCGACGGCGGTGAAGTCCGCCGTGGAATCCAGGCTCACGGTCTTGCCGCCGGTGGTCGAATCGGCGACGAACGTGGCTTCGTCCACCACGTTGCCGCTGGCGTCGAGCAGGCGCAAACGCCCGCTTTCGGCATGGAGCGTGCCGTCATCGTTGAGGTAGAAGCGCGACAGATCGACGGTGACCTTGCTCGCGGCCTGTCCCAGTTCGATGCGCAGCACTTCGCGGCCGTCGATTTCCTGCCGCACGCTGCTGGTGGCGGCGGACTGGCCGCTGACGCCCAGGTCGCCGGAGTAATGATCGACGCCGGCGAGCGTGGTGGCGTTCGTTCCGCTGAAATTGACCGCGCTCCACGCCTCGCCCGCATCGGTGGCATCGGCCTTGTGGACGATGGCGGAGACCTTGTCCCCCAGCCAGGCGTCGGCGATCGCGTTCGGATTGCCCGAGGTGACCCGCGTCGGCGCCTCGCCGATGCGCACCGTCTCCGGCGGCAGCACGTTCCCTTCGACGGTGACCGACTTGCTGCCGGCGACGAAGCTGCCGTCCTCGTCGGTGACGCTGAGGGTGATGCCGTAATTGCCGTCATCGGCATAGGTGTGGCTGGCGTTGCCGCCGAGCGCGGCGAACTCGGTGGCGGTGAAGCTCTGCACCGTGCCATCGCCCCAGTCCAGCGTGTAGGCGGTGACGGTGTCCGCGCCCGGATCGACCAGCGCGCCGAAGTTCAGCACGTAGGCGCTGCCTTCATCGACGCTGCCGGCGCCGCCCAGCGCCACGGTGGGCGCGACGTTATGGACGGTGACGGCCTTCGCCAGGCTGTGGCTGCCGCCGTCGCCATCGCTGACGGTGACGACGATGCTGCGCGCGGTGGCGTTGACCGGGCCGTCCTCGTCGTCGGCGAAGACGTGGGCGACGTTGCCGCCGAGCGCGGCCAGTTCGGCCGCGGTGAGCGTCTGCACGGCCGAGCCGTCGCCCCAATCGATGGTGTAGCTGAGCGGATCGGCGGCGCCGGCCGGGTCGGTGGCGGCGATGGCGAGCACGTAGCTGCCGCCCTCGTCGATATCGTCGGCGCCGGACAGGGCCAGCACCGGCGCAACGTTGGCGACGGTGACGGTCTTGCTGCCGGCGATGAAGCTGCCGTCCTCGTCGGTGACGCCGAGGGTGATGCCGTAGCTGCCGTCGTCGGCATAGACGTGGCTGGCGTTGCCGCCGAGCGCGGCGAACTCGGCGGCGGTGAAGCTTTGCACCGTGCCGTCGCCCCAGTCCAGCGTGTAGGCGGTGGCGGTGTCCGCGCCCGGATCGACCAGCGCACCGAAGCTCAGGACGTAGGCGCTGCCTTCATCGACGCTGCCGGCGCCGCTCAGCGCCACGGTGGGCGCGACGTTGGCCACGGTCACGTCGAAGCTGTCGCTGACGCTTTCGCCCGCTTCGTCGGTGAGGGTCACGGTGACGGTGCGGGTGGCGTCGCCATCGGCGTAGCGGTGGGACAGCTCGATGCTGCGGACCGGGGTGGTGCCGGTAACGACCGTGCCGTCGCCGTAGTCGATGCTGTAGCTCCAGCCCGCCGCACCGTTGTCCTCGCCGTCGCTGAAGACGATGCTGCGGGTGAAGGTTTCTCCTTCGTCGATGGCGGCGTCGGCGCCGGCCTCGAAGGACAGCGTCGCCGTCGGCGCGGTGATGGAGACGGTGCGCGTGGCCACGCCGGCATGGGTGCCGTCCTCGTCGGCGAGGCTGACCGAGATGGTGTAGTCGCCGGTGCCGGCGTAGGTGTGGGTGACCTCGCCCGCGCTGTCGAAGACACCGACGGTGCCGTCGCCCCAATCGACGACGTAGGCGGTCACGGTGTCGAGGCCCGGATCGCTGACCGCGCCCAGCGTCAGCGCGTAGGCAGTGCCCTGCACCTGGCCGGCTGCGCCGGACAGGGCCAGCGTGGGTGCGACGTTATGGACGGTGACGCTG
This DNA window, taken from Thauera sp. K11, encodes the following:
- a CDS encoding H-NS family nucleoid-associated regulatory protein, coding for MPSRVSPSLRQYTQEELQALLQAIKDAIAAREAAAEERPAVRPAHLTSPEMAGEAPRIAPALPPADESARTPEPRSVAAAAAADAPVPGESATAGQPLPPPEVRYMHPSNRNMTWSGEGMRPEWIDAYLAQGGSWIALRNAAEKLAPRKR
- a CDS encoding HlyD family type I secretion periplasmic adaptor subunit; its protein translation is MPDLAHSRPPGLVIGDAEATAQLRLWRRIGIAILAATFGGAVLWSSLAPLSSAVIASGIVKVAGNRKKIQHQEGGVIKAILVRDGDQVQAGDVVIRLDETRAGASQGVLQTQYDAALALQARLVAERDGRAEIVWPAELMGRRDDTRIAGLLQTQQSQFAARRASILGHLGILDKQIASTQAAIEGLAGLRKAKETQLESLRTELAGLTDLLSKGMVEKTKYRNLEREIARLEGERAEHASDIASARSTISERELQKFQVRKTFNEEVTEELRKVQTEIFDYLERMQAADYVLAQTELRSPVAGTVTGLKTHTEGGVVAPGEVLLEIVPGDDRLMIEAKVRPQDVDRIRPGLSAGIKLSAFDQRTLPELEGSVTYLSADVIEDERSGQSYFLVRIEVPETELARLAGQKIQPGMFADVFVRTGERTFLAYLLDPIATSFDKAWRER
- a CDS encoding type I secretion system permease/ATPase; its protein translation is MPGATAKLETPFRRATDGAKAVLKQIAFFSLFINLLMLTSSIYMLQVYDRVLASHSQSTLLYLTLFAAGCLATLAALEVVRTRMLVRMGARFDAHLSGQVFARTLSAGRNGQALRDVDTLRGFLASAQILHLLDAPWIPVYLGLVYVLHPMLGHVALLGAVVLFALGLWNERATRAPLAEAGEELAASTRFAEISARNAEAVRAMGMLPGLTAIWRRRHELGLGLQGRASDRAGDISAIAKAMRFLLQIAILGVGAWLVIEEQTTAGVMIAASIVMGRGLAPVEAGIGGWRGFVQARQAHARLLKEFGGSAEPAPAMPLPAPAGRVTFENVAGAPPEHRKPTIQDLNFTLEAGTCLGITGPSAAGKSTLARLAVGVWRPLSGIVRLDGANVADWAREHVGPHIGYLPQDIELFPGTVAENIARFGEADPHKVVEAAQLAGAHQVILELPRGYDTHIGPGGINLSGGQRQRIGLARAFYGRPALIVLDEPTSNLDAEGESAVRQAMDVLRAAGRTVIVIAHRPAVLGGTDLLMVVQRGQVTSLGATAEVMPQITRRVVARPVPDTAGAGHA
- a CDS encoding PEP-CTERM sorting domain-containing protein codes for the protein MLPTTLKKLGAAAVLVAALAAPASAAVLVQQRPADGGPGFLSANSVGYQNGDTFVLGGDSELQGIAWWGTEAGPDGFVVRLFDSLAGGAAPLVTYLGAVNRELADPAIHDDGQNPLYRYWIDGLSFSLAGGITYLLSVGNEDAEWFWQTGLPDGSSHWRGDDGDDWTEDAFDLAFAIDGQRTSVNPVPEPGVLALLGIAGLAAALAGRRRKATA